A portion of the Deltaproteobacteria bacterium genome contains these proteins:
- a CDS encoding 3'(2'),5'-bisphosphate nucleotidase CysQ has protein sequence MPYPRELQVALEAAREAGAILEHWYNVGTGHWEKSHDNPLTIADLESDRAIAARLRAAFPGDALLSEETVDDPARLRHERVWIVDPMDGTKEFTKKIPEFGVSIALVEAGEPVVGVILNPAAGVAVWASRGEGCFRDGRPVSVSKVTRLSDAVVIASRTEISRDQFAPYEGWFRELRPVGSIAWKLACIACGDGDLNVSVAPKNEWDVCAGDVLVREAGGVYAGFDGARRVYNQAKTLIETGMAAGPPALVEAFSARERARSGG, from the coding sequence ATGCCGTACCCGCGCGAGCTCCAGGTCGCCCTCGAAGCCGCCCGCGAGGCCGGCGCGATCCTGGAGCACTGGTACAACGTCGGCACCGGGCACTGGGAGAAGTCCCACGACAACCCGCTCACGATCGCCGACCTCGAGTCCGACCGCGCGATCGCCGCCCGCCTGCGCGCCGCCTTCCCCGGTGACGCCCTGCTCTCCGAGGAGACCGTCGACGACCCCGCCCGCCTGCGCCACGAGCGGGTCTGGATCGTGGACCCGATGGACGGCACCAAGGAGTTCACGAAGAAGATCCCCGAGTTCGGGGTCTCGATCGCGCTGGTCGAGGCGGGTGAGCCGGTCGTCGGCGTGATCCTGAACCCCGCCGCCGGCGTCGCGGTGTGGGCGAGCCGCGGCGAGGGCTGCTTCCGCGACGGCCGGCCCGTCTCGGTGTCGAAGGTCACGCGCCTCTCCGACGCCGTCGTGATCGCGAGCCGCACCGAGATCTCGCGCGACCAGTTCGCCCCCTACGAGGGCTGGTTCCGCGAGCTGCGCCCGGTCGGCTCGATCGCCTGGAAGCTCGCCTGCATCGCCTGCGGCGACGGCGACCTCAACGTCTCGGTGGCGCCGAAGAACGAGTGGGACGTCTGCGCCGGCGACGTGCTGGTGCGCGAGGCCGGCGGGGTCTATGCCGGCTTCGACGGCGCCCGGCGCGTCTACAACCAGGCGAAGACCCTGAT